A stretch of DNA from Rhodoluna sp. KAS3:
CGCAGAGCGGTCTCAATAGCCTTCAGCGCGCCCTTGTCATAAGGGGTGATAACGATGGTGCGAGCTTCTGGGTTAGCCAACTGACCGAGCTGACCAAGAGGGGTTGGGGTGCCGTAGTAGTCAACCATTACCTTCTGGAACAGCTGAGGGTTTGCGCGACCAGTGCGGACGTTTGCAAAATCTTCGCGGGTAGCGTCAACGGCCTTGGCCATCTTTTCGGTGGCGGCTGCCAGAATCTCTGAAATCACTTTTTCTCCTGTTTTGATTAATTCTTTACCGCAATTAGGCGGTTACGAAAGTTCCAATTTTCTTGCCGAGAATTGCATCGGTTACGTTGCCGGCCGGCTGCATTCCAAATACGCGCATCGGCATCTTGTTGTCCATGCAAAGGCTGAACGCAGTCGCGTCGACCACCTTTAGGCCCTTCACCAAGGCATCCTGGTAGGTAATCTCATCGAGGCGCACCGCAGTTGGGTCTTTCTTTGGATCCGCCGAATAAACGCCGTCGACGCCGTTCTTAGCAACCAACACCTCATCGGCCTTGATTTCTAGGGCACGCTGCGCGGCCACTGTGTCGGTCGAGAAGTATGGCAAACCGGCGCCTGCACCGAAGATTACAACTCGGCCTTTTTCGAGGTGACGAATTGCACGAAGCGGGATGTAGGCCTCAGTTACCTGTGCCATGTTGATTGCAGACTGTACGCGGGTGCTGACGCCGGCCTGCTCCAAGAAGTCCTGAAGAGCCAGGGCGTTCATAACAGTTCCAAGCATGCCCATGTAGTCAGCGCGTGATCGCTCCATGCCTCGCTGTGAGAGCTCGGCTCCGCGGAAGAAATTGCCGCCACCAACCACGATTGCAATTTCAGCGTGCTTGGCGCCCTCTGCAATTTCACGCGCCATTTCAGCCACGATGTCAGGGTTCACACCAAGGGTGCCGCCACCGAACGCCTCACCCGAAAGCTTTAGCAGTACACGGCGTTTTTTGTTTGGCACGAAACCCTCCTGGATTGTTGCTTTTATCTCTGTCTATCCTAAACCGAGCAACAAAAAAGGCCCGGTCGAAATGACCGAGCCTTCCTTGTTTTTAAGGCTTTTTGTTATGCACCGACGCGTAGGCGAACGAATGCAGAAACGGTTACGCCGGCGTTCTCAAGAACCTTAGCAACGGTCTGCTTGGTGTCCTTTGCGAAGTCCTGCTCAAGAAGCACGTTCTCCTTGAAGAAGCCGGTTACACGTCCTTCAACGATCTTTGAAAGCGCAGCCTCAGGCTTGCCTTCGTTGCGTGCGGTCTCTTCAGCAATACGGCGCTCTGTGGCAACAACGTCAGCGTCAACGTCATCGCGGGTTAGCACGCTCGGTGAGAATGCTGCGATGTGCACTGCAACGTCGTGTGCGGTGGTTGCGTCTGAACCGCTGTAAGCAACAAGCACGCCAACCTGTGGAGGTAGGTCCTTGCTGGTGCGGTGTAGGTAAGCGTCAACAGCAGCATCCTTGATTGAAACTACCTTGCGAAGCTCAACCTTCTCGCCCATGATCGCGGCTTCGTCGTTGATTGCGTCTAGAACTGACTGACCGTTTAGGTCTGCAGCAAGTGCAGCCTCAAGGGTCTCGGCGCCAGCGGCAACAACAGCGTCTGCAACGCGGTCTGCAAGCTCAACGAACTTTGGAGCCTTAGCAACAAAGTCAGTCTCGCAAGCAAGCTCGATTAGGTAGCCGGTGCCACCCTCAACACGAGCAACGATCAAGCCGTTGCTGGTGGTGCGACCTTCGCGCTTGGTAACGCCCTTTAGACCCTTTAGACGTAGGACTTCCATTGCCTTGTCGATGTTGCCATCGGCTTCGTCAAGGGCGCCCTTGCAGTCCATCATGCCGGCGCCTGACTTCTCGCGAAGCGCCTTTACATCTGCGGCGGTGTAGTTAGCCATCTTTACTTTGCTTCCTCTACTGCAACAGCCTCAGCAGCTGGTGCCTCTACAGCCTCTGCTGCAACAGCAGGAGCTTCTACGGTCTTGGCAGCAGCCTCGGCGGCGCCCTGCTCTAGAAGCTCGCGCTCCCACTCAGCTAGTGGCTCTGCTGCTGCTTCTGGCTTTGCGTGACGAGCGATTAGACCCTCAGCAACTGCATCTGCGATAACGCGAGTTAGCAGCTGAACTGAACGGATTGCATCGTCGTTTCCTGGAATACCAATGGTTACCTCGTCTGGGTCACAGTTGGTGTCCAAGATACCGATTACTGGGATACCCAGCTTCTTGGCCTCGGTGATTGCTAGGTGCTCTTTGTTGGTGTCTACAACCCAGATCGCAGATGGAGTCTTGGTGATGTTGCGGATACCGCCTAGAGCCTTCTCTAGCTTGTCCTTCTCGCGGCGAAGGATAAGTAGTTCCTTCTTGGTTAGACCAGTCTTGGTCTTACCTGAGAAGTCCATAACCTCAAGTTCCTTTAGGCGTGAAAGACGCTTCTGGATGGTCTGGAAGTTGGTCAAAAGACCACCCAACCAACGCTGGTTGATGTAAGGCTGGCCAACGCGCAGAGCCTGCTCAGCAATTGCTTCCTGTGCCTGCTTCT
This window harbors:
- the pyrH gene encoding UMP kinase, giving the protein MPNKKRRVLLKLSGEAFGGGTLGVNPDIVAEMAREIAEGAKHAEIAIVVGGGNFFRGAELSQRGMERSRADYMGMLGTVMNALALQDFLEQAGVSTRVQSAINMAQVTEAYIPLRAIRHLEKGRVVIFGAGAGLPYFSTDTVAAQRALEIKADEVLVAKNGVDGVYSADPKKDPTAVRLDEITYQDALVKGLKVVDATAFSLCMDNKMPMRVFGMQPAGNVTDAILGKKIGTFVTA
- the tsf gene encoding translation elongation factor Ts; translation: MANYTAADVKALREKSGAGMMDCKGALDEADGNIDKAMEVLRLKGLKGVTKREGRTTSNGLIVARVEGGTGYLIELACETDFVAKAPKFVELADRVADAVVAAGAETLEAALAADLNGQSVLDAINDEAAIMGEKVELRKVVSIKDAAVDAYLHRTSKDLPPQVGVLVAYSGSDATTAHDVAVHIAAFSPSVLTRDDVDADVVATERRIAEETARNEGKPEAALSKIVEGRVTGFFKENVLLEQDFAKDTKQTVAKVLENAGVTVSAFVRLRVGA
- the rpsB gene encoding 30S ribosomal protein S2, which translates into the protein MAVVTIRQLLDSGVHFGHQTRRWNPKMRRFILTDRSGIYIIDLQQSLAFIDKAYDFVKETVAHGGSILFVGTKKQAQEAIAEQALRVGQPYINQRWLGGLLTNFQTIQKRLSRLKELEVMDFSGKTKTGLTKKELLILRREKDKLEKALGGIRNITKTPSAIWVVDTNKEHLAITEAKKLGIPVIGILDTNCDPDEVTIGIPGNDDAIRSVQLLTRVIADAVAEGLIARHAKPEAAAEPLAEWERELLEQGAAEAAAKTVEAPAVAAEAVEAPAAEAVAVEEAK